The genomic window AACTGAGATATACCTGATTTAATAGGACTTCTGCTGTGAAGAGCAGTATGAAAAAAGCTCCCAGCAGCTGTGCAAGAAGAATCACTATGTTCAGGCCTTTTAGAATCCAGTTTGGGTTCCTCATGTTTTGATTGCCTCTGTAAAAAACCACCACCAAAAATTTCCATTGTTTAAATTCAGTGTTCATTTGCCATATTTGTGCTATATTAAACCAAATCTTTCTGCAATTAAGTAGCATCAGGTGATACTGCTTGACGTTAAATAGGCAATGAAAAGGATTACTTCGTATGAGGGACATTTAATTTTTGCCCTGATAACAAAGCCAAAACTCCCACCTGAAATGCATGAAACAGCCTTCCTCTCACCAATAGATCCAGCCCTTACTTTCCTCATGAATTCAGGTGATTTCCATTTATTTTGGCAAGTTtcatataaataaaattgtccCAATTTGCCAGAATCTTTAAAAATGTTCCCCAAATATTTCCAAATGGTAAAGGAACTTCTGTTGCTCTAGCATAACTACATAAAGATAACTCTTTAAGAGGGACAGAATTTGATGTAGTATTAAGGTTTTTAATTAGGAGCAGGAAGACATCCAGGTTATTTCTGCCCTGTAGCCCTCAGCCTCCACAACAGCACTGTGATAATAAACTGAAGGAAAACAGAACTATAAAAACTACCACGAGCTGTTTGAAGAAAGGAAATCataaaaatattataaacaaTTATACCCATGAAACTTGCAAGTCTACTCTCCAAAACTTGTCCTGTGCACACAGTCCAGGAATAAAGATTACCAACTAGAGCCAAATAAGTGGAGGAcatgcaaggacttgtgggagggggaaatctcaTTTTCACTtgccccactatttcctctttcccattaCTGCAAACTCCCAtatccttttcctttttcctgctccctcccttgtaTCCTTCctaccctccccaaactcttccctcaaaagccaaaacagaTACTGAAAGGACCCTGTCCCCTCCTGCTGCCTTTTACTAACAGAAACTAGAGCTACGATTAGCAATACTGTAACGGTTGGCAAGCAGCAGCACAGACTTTTTGCTTCTTAAAACTACAGGCACTTCCCCATCCTGCATGAATATatatcagatttttctgtaaacctgggacTTTTTTCAGGTTTTTACAAAAATATGTCTTGCCCATTCATGGCTCCTTTCTCAAGATTTAAATATCCATAGGTTTGATCACACTGATAATTAGATATGCTGATGATCTTTACCCTTAGAAAAGTTTTGATATTCTTCTATTCCACCTTTGTCATTTCCAAATTTTAGGGACAAAGCTATCCCTGCCATTTCAATAGGGCCTTGGTACATGTAATGGGCCATACCCTGGAGGATGTACAAGTATGGCTGTGGAGAAGCAGGGCATATGACTGATGGTTCTGGTAAAGACAGGGAGCAGAAATGTGTTTTGAAACTGTCGTATTTCTGACACAACAACTATGTCCAGAAAGAAAAATATGCCACCATTACTCACCCTGGGAAGGTTTCCAGCCTCTCTTCTGATGAGAGATGTCTGTCTGACATTGTCTTGTCGagaacagctgctgctggaatcTGTGTATATATTTGATGCAGCATCAAGTGAACAAGAACTAGTGTATTTCGCAAGAGAACTGCATCCCATAAGACTCTGAGATGCGTATTGGGAAAGAGATGTGGTAGCATCCAAGCGTGCATCTTGAATACATTCTTGTTGTCTAAATAAACAGATTACTATTTAGTTCAAATATgagtctttaaaatatatttttgcttgATCGTAATTTTTACTGGGAGTCCAAAAACCATCACATATGAGACAAATGTTATTTTAAGCAAGATATTGAATAtatattctgtgaacttaggcagactgtaagtgggtggacagaagagattgtgtcaattcttggatcttgtggccctttcttgcatgcccaggaaaatgctgatcaccactatgagatcagaaggcaaatttcttccaggccagactggccaaggattctgggtggtttttttccccttttttggggggggatcatttgaaCAAGGTAttggggtgggcaggcagttatgaatttccttccaactctatgattctatgactgccccAAGCAAATTTTTGTTTACACTGCTAAATATTCTAGGGAAAACAATGAACAAAAAGTGACAGAATGATCGATACTGAGAACAAAGATATGTTAAACCCAGAGAGGGCAGTATTAATATGAAGCGTGGAACATCTACCATAAATTGTAATCACTAGCATACTGAAATATGGaagagcataaaatgaaaatctgTAAGCAACGTTACAATCACAGGATGCACAGTAGGGCTGGAAATATATTTCCTGTTCTTAGCACTAGTACCATAGACAGCTACCATTTAGATAATATTCTTGCATACAGTTGAGGATCAACTGCTGTGAATTTCTAGGCAAAAACATCAATTTTTAGATGCAAAAGATTTTTTTCTATCATGctgtgaataataataaatataataaaatacctGTATAAAAAACTTGCCCAATATCATTGGTTCCAAGCAACAATCCAAGCAACCACAGGAATAAaaaatttactttaaaaacatggtcaaagaaaaaaattaatttgatgGCTAATCAAAAAGTGAGGAGAAAATGGGGCAATTTTATAGAGGTTTAAAAGTATgaactgggaggaaggggaggagacaacaAAAGAGGAAGGATAAGACTTCCCCTCCTACAGAAGTCCTACCAAAATTTCCTTTTTGACACTATAGAACAGTAACACATTTCACACAAAAAAGATTATTCACGCACAATTCAGAACCTTTTGTTGCAAAAGGACATATTATAAtgggctgggaaggagggggaaaatgatAGCTTAGTATAAATGCCAGAGCAATACACAGAAGCAATGAAAAAACAGTAGAGCTCTGAGATACACCCGTGAGACTACAACCTACCAGAGTTTTATTAAAAGGCTCCATGATAAACCAGACAGTTGAAAATTACTGTGACCCACATGTCATTTATCTTAATGTACAGGGACCCACTTTATGTAGTCTTCAAttcatttaacagaattaacatCTAATGTATCCTTGGTCGTCATTAAAATATTGTTCAAATTTCTCATGGGATATATAGTACAGGACATTTAAAATCACTCATTGGTAATGCTAAAATTCATTCCGCCCCACCTGAGATAAATTTAATATACTACAAATACTAACAGCCTCAAAGACCTTGTTCTTCCACATTCATGTTTATCCTGCTGTGCTGAGCCAAGATTGCTGACATCTGAATCTGGTGTTGTGACATCTGAATCAGGTGTTTTAGCAAATTGCAGTATGCTTCTTGCCTACAATCAAGGGCTCTATACATCAAAATTTAGAATCCTAGCTTGCaggcaagaaaaaagaaaacagctgccAGGTGCGAACCTCATAACAAGCTACAGTTTTTCACCAACAGAAATCTCAATATCTCAACTCAGCACACAAGGAGAAACATCTGATCCCAAATATTTTCTGGCTCACTCTCGTTGTGAATAGTCACTTTTGTGATGGCTGAATCCACCAGTGTATTTAAACATTTCTTGAAGATTGCACAGGAACAAGAAATCAGCAGGAATCCTACTTTTATTCTATCACTCTACTGAGCAAAATTTGAATCCTTCCTCCAAGCAGAAGTGCCAATCAGTTGAAAGATGGCTCATTAGACTGGGGGAACTTCCTCAAGCTGTTTGGATCCACCCTACCATTTATACCATTTTATAATAAAAAGCCAATTTTAGGACACAGAATCCCAAAGTCACCATTATCTGTGAAATTGTGAGATAGAAGTTTCCAAGTTATGAATTAAACTGCTGAATGGATATGTCAGTTTATTACCAAAACATTACACAAAATTTAACTCACCAAATAACATATCTAAATTCATGGCTTGGTAAATTAATAATCCCCCAAGAAATGAGATGAAGAAGATACATACTTATCCACTGGTGGTTCCTGAACAAATGGGTAGTATGTTGTGTAATATCTAGGAAAGACACATGCTTCCGAGGGTTCTGACCATGCCACTGTTACAGCTGTATATTTGGGGACAAACGGTTTGACCTCTGCTGATAACTTGATTCCCTGAGAAACAAAAGGGATTTTGGCTACATGCACTTTAAGATTAACCAGAAAATGTAAAAATCCCCATCTATGTGAACAATGTGGtcacaagaagaaaaaaagctagTGCCTGTTCTGCTCAACTAAAATAGGGTCGAAGTAATTAAACCAAAAAGAGAGCAGTCAGAATTGTACCAACAAATGTGTACTCAAGCAAACTTATTTGAAATTCAGGTTTTGCAAATATCCAACTGACTTCAGGTCATAATGCAAAAATTCAAAAGTGTCTTTACTGCATGCACTACAGAAATTGTTTTAAGATTAGACAAAAAACGTCTTGATAATTAACAGCTGCAGAAGCAAGCACTGGCTTAGTTATTAGCAGAGATTAAAGGGACAGCAGGCTGCAAGATCACTGTCTCCTGTGTTATGAGCAAACTCCCTCCCTCTGACTTAAGCCTGGCTTTGCTCCAAGATTCTCAAGGTTAGGGTTCATGTCTGTTATCTATAAAGCCAAGGATTTGCAAAGGCAGCTAGGGAAGAATATGTAACTGAAACAGTCACATGGTCACTCCCAATGCCTCAACCCTGGTTAATAGCATGCTAGCATTACATCAATATGAAATTTATAGTAGAATTAAGCAGAAAAACCAAGAGGCTTTCAGCCAAATAACCTACTGACTGAACACCCTCTGGTGGCTGTATATGTTCCTGAtggaaaaacaacagaaaaccaGCTTTTCAGTCCAAAATGTGAACAGGTGTTACATTTGTGAAGTGCATGCAATTTGTAAAAAGGTGATTCTTAAATTCTTTAAAATGTCTCAACTAAACAGAAGATGCCCTGAATCTCTGAGAAAGGGTGGAATAGAAACAAATAATCTGATACCTAGTTACATTCAATCCAAAACCAAGTTTATATACAAGTTATTAGAATTCCCTTATGCCTGTAATTGTACGACGTCAGAACtagctattttatttatatttatttatatgtatatttatatttataatactgccctccctgaaggctcagggcattttacagggaacagaaaacagataACATATGTTAacacatgtgataacagcaataacattataacaacaataaccttaacatgataacagcaattaTAATATGATAAAACTGCAAAGgaacctcagctcaactcttactgggacccagtaggttaggcagattagtggcagtcgtagtggggagtgggggttaggggccaattggaagtgatggtttgggtcgacctcaagcaaatgcccttttgcaggtcctgcggaacagTTTGGGTTCAGGCAGATTTAAATCAATTGTCTCTAGCTGTGTTTCAGTCTTCAACAAATATTAAGCCtccaaagcactttttaaaactgCCAGATTATCATCGCTACTTTGAGAAATGAAATAATCATGGGATTTGAATATAAACAGAATGCCTTGATGCACTACTACCCCACAGATGTATTAATAATTTTAGGCTTATACTACAATCAGCATCAGACttgaacattatttattttaccAAAAAATACAGCAGATATTTTGTATGTTATAGCCTAAAATGTACTCTTAATTTGAATAAAATATTCTGAAAAAATCCATCTACATATATTTGCCTCTTATGATTTTAATATCACAAAACAATAAGTATCTTCACTGTGTTTTCAACTAGGATTTATAGTTAAATGCTATCTGTTCCACTGCAAACAGTCCCACTAAAATTAGAGATTAATAAGAGTGGCTGACATTCTTTAGACTGGGACCAGCAAACAGCGAGACTAAATCTCCCAAGACCTGAGAGAAACTGCATCTGAGAAATTGACTTTCCTTCCTATTTTTGTCAATAAGGAAATGTGAAATTTGTAGGCTTGTTTGCAGATGTACTTTGGCTCTCAGGTCTTGGAAAATATGAATGTTAAAAAGGATTCACTCTTAACAAAATACAAGACTAGAATCAGCTTGTTGAAAAAATGAAATTCTTGGAATCTGTTCTGTGCATTGTACATGATCTAGAAAGGAGATATTTGAAAATGTCAAGGTGAGGCATGCCAGAGAGAGCAATAACACCATGTGAACAGCAGTGCCAATATTAAACACCCATTGCCTTCTGCCTCACTTAATTGTGTGAAAAACAGGCTTGCTAACTGCCAGCAGTACAACTAatatccagactaaagagatcagttcccatggaggaagtGGCACCTTCATTGGGCAGACTCCATAGCCTCGTATCACCACTAaactccctcccatccccaactcTGTCTTCCCAAACACTGCCCCCAGAACTCCGGGAATTTCCTAAGCCAGAGTACACAGTCCTGCATACACTCTTCCAGGGTATAGAAAAATCAGGCTTGAATTTTATAGGCACAACCTATTCACCAAAAGAAAGCATTTGATGAATCAGCCATTGCCGGAAAAATGTTCTAAACCATATGGAACACATTAGAATCTATGTATAATTGAGCCAACCTCTTTTTAACTTGAACTGCCACTTCAGGTGGGAGAAGGGGTGCATTTCTTTTGCCATAGCTTCCCTGCTCCAAAACACACATACAGatacttctctccccccacccctcaggaTGAGATAAACAGCCCCAAATATACTACTTCAAAGAGAAATGTCAGCACCTAACTTTTGGAGTTTAATTCCCACAGAAACTGTTTGGGACCTTTAAAGGCAGGGCAGACTGGGGGCCCAACACATCCCGGGAAGCCCGCCTCAGGCGCTCCCCTGAGGGTGACAGGATTTACCCTGCCctgtccccctggccactggcggaGGATGtgaggggtagagttgccagatccaggttggggacgAAGTCCGGGGAGGACAGGGGCGAACTCAGAGCCCCAGGGCCCCACCCCGCTCCCCCCGACAGGCCACTGATCTCTGTCgtccagggggatccccaggtgccgcAGGCCCGGGCCAGGCTTGGAGGCGGCCACTACGCGATTCGGCCAGGCAACAGGCGCAAAAGGGCCGGGCCGGCTTCGTTTCCCTGCCGGGGGCTGGCAAGCGCACTTCCGGCGTGGGCGCTGCAGCGTTGCAGGGGGCGGCGGGCATTTCGCGCCGCCCCGACTAGGGAGGGAAGCTGCCGCCACAGGTCCGGTGCGGGGCCGCCGCCTTTGGCACTGCTGTGGGCGAGGCTGTTGCTCAAGGCGCGAGAAGCATCCCTTCTTGGCCCTCGGAGGAGCGGCACCAGAGACGGGCGGGGAGAACCGGCGCACTgcctcgtcctgctccgctctgCTCGAGGGCTGCTCTCCAGCCAAGGAGTCGGCCTCCTCGCCGCCCCTTACCTCCTTGCTGGCTGCCCGCTCTGAGCTCATAGCGAGCGGGAAAGCGAGGGCCGAGAAAAGGCCCAGCTCGCCAACGACTCTCCACGCCTACCCCAGCGCGCACGAAATACTCGCAAGCACGGCGCCGCACACGTACTAGTGTCGCAGCCAATCAACAGTTACCGAGCAGCCGCCATGACACCAGAGGCAAAACCACTCATCTTTTAAATTTAGAACACTGCTGATACACGCCTTTGGAGAGGCACAAGATTCCCGTTTTTATTTGAGATGATGGGGTGCTGTAACATACTTTTTGTTATGCTATTTCCTAGTTTTGTTATTTAACCAAATCTATGAGTACAGATTACACCCCAATGTCATTTGTTAAGGCAATATTTAATATACATCTATTAGATTTCAAACTCCTGCAATCATAAAACTGACAGTAAAAATGTGTTCATTTAATTGCACATTTCTTAAAAATTGAAGCCAAACAAAACCTATATTTCCTACTCCAATCTTAGTTAGCTTTCTGCTTTCCAATAGCCTACCTACCTTCTTACACAAAAGGATAAAATAATCCATTTTTCTCCCTACTAGATATAGCCAAGGATATAAGCAATAATCTGAAGTATGGTTGCTGTTTTCAACTCCAGTACAAGCAGCAGCGCTAGCCTGTAAAATACTTCACATGTCTACACAATataaatcaccttccctcccctcaCAGTAGACACCCAGTTAGGGCTGAGAGCTGTGACCAGCAGTCACCCAGCCGGTTATGTGAAGGAATGGAGAATTGAGCCTGGCTCACCACATTAAAAACTGCcacttaactgctacaccaagcttgctctgtATTGCTACTACAGGTCTGCTTTGAAAATGAGTTTTTCTGTTCCTTATGCTCTGGGGTTAGGTATGGGGCTTAAGTGCCCTTCCTTTGCCTTGTAGGTCTGCCTAATCTTTTTCTTGGCATTCCTGTTTTCTAGCTCTGAtcaccaaaaaaaccccaaaaacttTTAATTCAGTTAGGACAAATTCTTGGTTAAAACTTGATCTCAATACTTCATTATGACCTAAATACATATTACTATGCATCTTTGATAAATAGAAGTTAAAAGCTATATTGACTATTTCTTTAATTATGACTAACCCTACCAACAATTCTAGATTTTTATCCAGTAATGTTGTTCTTGCAACATGGTAACATGAGCAATCTcggttttaaagaataaaattccAAGAACCAAAGGCAAACTATTGTCAACAAAAACATTGGCATTCCTGATAACATGCTTTGTTTGGTTAATCACAGAGTTCTACAAGCTCTTTTCTCATGTTAATGAACGTTCCTAGAGACAAAAATAGGTTTTTACTGTTTCCTACTAAATGAAAAAGAACAACACAGTACTTGATAGCAGGTGACTAATTAAGTTGCTTGCAATTGATTTGAAGAGTTCAGATAAGCTTGCCAATGCCTACCTCAGTATAGCAACACCAGCCTTCCATTGTAGTTTCTCATTCAAGCAGGCCAACTCCACAGCTTCCAGGATCAGGCTAGTTCAGAGATTTCCTTCACATTATAGCTGGACAGTTGATTTTTGATGCTCACCCAAGCTATTCTGTATATTCTACGTCTCATCTCTTTAAAGTTTCTCAAATGAAGTTCTACTGTTTGTTACATTGTTTGCCTTATCTATCCATCTTTATTCAATACAAGCTACTTAAAGGGCTGTACTTATTTTCAGATAGTAACAACTGCTTATTACTTCTCAGCTGCATAACATTGATACTGAAAAGAAACTGGATATACTGTTTGTGTATAAAGAAATCCATGAAATATACACAAACCAGATTATCTAGCATTAAAACCGGTTTTATTTCATCAGCCCTATTCCAACAGTTCAAAAGCCAACACTTACTTTGACCACTATAGGAAGAATAAAAGCAGATCTTTGAGAACCTAGTCAACATAGTCTGTGTAACTTGTAAACTTTATTGAACACAATGGACAATCAAATAGGCACTTAACAGTACAAACCATAGCAGCCTACTTTGCATTTTACTGAGCTCTGTTGCTGTGAATAATACAGCTCATGCACAGGTAATTTTGTACTTTTTTTCAAGTATTCACTGAATACTACCAACATATATACATCCATATACATAAAGTTCCAGAAGATTTCAAAGAAGTTTCCAGAAGTTATTCATTTTTGCTGGCCTTTTGGAAGTGGTCTTCTAAAAAGGAGTATGTGTGGTTCTGTGGAAAGAAAAATAGAAGTGAGTACTGCTTAACAAACACAAGATATGTGTAATTCTTCAGTCCTCATGGACAATATTTCAGTACTCCAGATGTTAGCAATGTTGTTTTTACTTAAATACCTGCTATGTGAAGTACAGAACCTAACCTCAAGAAACTTGGGATAAGATAGGCACAAGATCTTGTCAGATAACATATTTTAAATTACCTGGCTCATGAATCATATAGTGGACCCAGCCAAGACTCTGCTGTACACCAAGTCTTCTCCATTCTTCCTCAGACATCAGATGAGTTTTTGGTACTTGTTTTGAAAGTTCTCTCGGTAACATGACATGCCTACCAGGAAGAAATTAAGACATTAGAATCTTTCAGTCACACATAACTGTACAGCTCAAGAAGAAGGCTCAATTTCCCCATCAGATGCAGGAGCATCAGAAGTACTTCAAAATTAGTACCTTTTGAGGTTTTTAACTACTGTCCACAGCTTATGAAGCAGATGCTAAGTTAATGTCTTAGCATCCAAGTGAACATTATTCAATTTTGTTAACTGTACACACGAGAAAACCTTTTGAATAGTTGGTTACTACACTTAAGCCCACATATGACATCTAACTACTTTTTCCATTTAGACAAGAAAGCTGGAAGAGGATTCctttagatcaagggtagtcaacctgtggtcctccagaagttcatggactacaattcccatgagcctctgccagcatttgtccatgaacttctggaggaccacaggttgactacccctgctttagatcacaATGAAGTACATAGGCAAGCTGCATGGAGGGCAGGTTTCACATGGAATTTCAAAAAAGGCCTGTATTTACACATTTAGATATTAGCAGTTTTCCCCCTCAAAACATTTTACATTGTTTCCTCCACAAATTTCACCTCAGGAGCGCAGCCACCACTCCCTGAGGTAGATTAGCCAACGAactgacaagcccaaagtcacacagcgaGCCTCCACAACAGCGCTGGCAGTTCAGCCTGGCTCTTCAAAAGCCCAGGTCAAAAGGTGACCTGCCACATCCGACTGGCCTTCCCGTCAACCGAGGCCACGGCTGAAAAACACGGCTGTGGCCCGGCATCGAGTGCCCGAAAGCCAGACAAAGCCTCCCCCAGCCAACCCAGTCCGGAGCCGCTGCGAAGGCGAAGCTAACGGCGGGAGGGAAGGCGAGCAGCACGCGCGCCGCCCCCAGCCCGCCAGACGCGCCGCAGCCGCCCTCGTTGCCACGCCCGCCGGGCAGCCTTCGCGCAGCTCCTGCGGTGGAGCGGGGGAAGGAGCACCGGTGCCCGGCGGGCAGGAACaaaagggcggcggcggcggcgcccggAGACCACGAGGCGGGCAGCGAGCGGCGCATAAAGACAGAGCTGAGCCCCCGGAGGAGAAGCTGCCGACCCCCTCACCGGTACTCGTAGTTCTCGTCGAAGTACTTGTCCGAGTAATAGATCTGCTTGTGGGACATGGTGAAGGCTGCGGGCCTCGTTCGCCTCCTGTCGCCAGCCAGCCAACTGACTCGCCTGCACCCAAGCGCCCCCGCCCCACTCAATTTGAATCCAAGAGCTCAATGGTGGTTGGACGGCGGCGCGGACTAATCGCCGCGCGCGCTGCCACGTGACACGGACCGCCGAGCATTAATTTCCTCACCCGCTTCAATGGCTCCTGCGCTCGCTCAGTTTCCACCAATCAGAGGACGCCGTGAGCGAAGCCTCGTTTCGGCCCCCCAGACATGCGCATTCCTGCCTTTAAAGCTACCAATAGAATTGTTTCGGGGAAGTGGATAGTCGCTGGGGAAATTAGTAGTTTCTAGATTTTTTTTAGCCCGACGCGGGGGGTGTTGCTGGGCGGCTTCCTGGCTGGGATATGTTCGTTGTCGCAACGAATTTGAGGCAGAGCCGAATAGCGGCAGCCTTACGGCCCCTTGCATGCTGGTCGCGAACTCAACCTCCTTGAGGTCGAGGAAGCAAACTCCCGTTAATCAGCTTACCGCTCCCCGCCCATCTGGTTCCCATTGTTTGTTCTCCATAGAAACTCCATGTCTGACCAATGAAAGCTTATGCCAGAGCAAAATTTGGTAGTCTTGAAGTTGTCACtggttttttgctttgtttttaattttatttatttattgtatttatataccgacctccccgaaggctcagggcggtttacatgaaacaagaaacgatacCGGGTTCCTAGATTAGCATGGCTGATCCCAGGAATTCTTTCCTCCCTGCAAAGATCTCCAACTTGTCTTTTCCTATCCTAGTTGTCTTTTCTTGGATTAGCTGATCAACTTCCATGGTCTAGTCTTCAGTGATCATCCTTAGATGATTCCCTGTCTGGATATCTGATTGCTCATTTAATTTTTCCTCACGGTGAAAATGAGCTTTATCCACCCTTTTAGTACCCTGCAGTTTTTGCCTTTACACCTATGCTGGTGACATCCAGCTTTACTTTTTTATCCCAGAACATTCCCACACAAACCTGTATTTTTGCGGATAAAAGATGCAGAAAGGAATAATTTTGCTCTCTCTCTACCGCACAGCAGCCTATTTAGCTTTTAGAGCATACACTTAAGAGTCAGCTTTTCAGAAAAATCTATAACATTCAGAGTCCTTCAGCTTATGGATAGCTGGATCCTATTGGCTCTCCTGTATctgatatttttattatttatcaagAACAAGAATGTTAAATGGCTGCTTCACGAACTGTAGGCCAAGATCAAGCAGTACATCCACATTATGGGCCTGTTCCTTC from Paroedura picta isolate Pp20150507F chromosome 7, Ppicta_v3.0, whole genome shotgun sequence includes these protein-coding regions:
- the CKS2 gene encoding cyclin-dependent kinases regulatory subunit 2 is translated as MSHKQIYYSDKYFDENYEYRHVMLPRELSKQVPKTHLMSEEEWRRLGVQQSLGWVHYMIHEPEPHILLFRRPLPKGQQK